A genomic segment from Nitrospira sp. encodes:
- a CDS encoding Radical SAM protein required for addition of adenosine to hopane skeleton, HpnH — protein MAVPVSQMYTVTKYVLTQKLRGVKRYPLVLMLEPLFRCNLACAGCGKIQYPDHVLDKRLTPEQCWAASDECGAPIISIPGGEPLIHPEMPEIVRGLVARQKYVYLCTNAILLERKLDEYQASKFLTFSVHMDGLKDEHDLAVCRDGVYDVAVKAIKAALKRGHRVTTNTTLFDDANPERVRKFFDEMMALGVEGMMISPGYSYQKAPDQQHFLKRSRTTELFSKILSNRKRGWQFNQSPLFLEFLMGRREYQCTPWGNPTYNVFGWQRPCYLLQEGYVASFRELMEKTDWDSYGTGRNEKCADCMVHCGYEASAVEDTFGSLSGFAKTVKITLLPNVR, from the coding sequence ATGGCTGTTCCAGTCTCCCAGATGTATACAGTGACCAAGTACGTGTTGACCCAGAAACTCAGGGGGGTCAAACGGTACCCGCTCGTGCTCATGCTCGAGCCCTTGTTTCGCTGCAATCTCGCTTGCGCCGGTTGCGGCAAGATTCAATATCCGGACCATGTGCTGGACAAGCGGTTGACGCCGGAACAATGTTGGGCTGCGTCAGATGAATGTGGCGCGCCCATCATCAGCATTCCCGGTGGCGAGCCGCTGATCCATCCGGAGATGCCGGAGATCGTGCGCGGGCTCGTGGCCCGTCAGAAGTACGTCTACCTTTGCACGAATGCGATTCTGTTGGAGAGAAAGCTCGATGAGTACCAGGCCTCGAAATTTCTCACCTTCAGCGTGCACATGGACGGACTGAAGGACGAGCATGACCTGGCTGTCTGCCGCGACGGGGTTTACGATGTGGCGGTCAAGGCCATCAAGGCCGCGCTGAAACGCGGCCATCGGGTCACGACCAACACGACCCTGTTCGATGACGCCAACCCGGAGCGGGTGCGGAAGTTTTTCGACGAGATGATGGCGCTCGGCGTCGAGGGGATGATGATTTCACCCGGCTACAGCTACCAGAAAGCGCCGGACCAGCAGCATTTTCTCAAGCGCAGTCGCACGACGGAATTGTTCTCCAAGATTCTGAGCAACCGGAAGCGCGGCTGGCAGTTCAATCAGTCGCCGTTGTTTTTGGAATTCCTCATGGGCAGGCGTGAGTATCAATGTACGCCCTGGGGGAATCCGACCTACAACGTCTTCGGATGGCAACGCCCCTGTTATTTACTCCAGGAAGGTTATGTCGCAAGCTTTCGCGAGTTGATGGAGAAGACAGACTGGGACTCCTACGGCACCGGGCGCAACGAAAAATGTGCGGACTGCATGGTGCATTGCGGCTATGAAGCCTCGGCGGTGGAAGACACGTTCGGGTCCCTGTCCGGGTTTGCGAAGACAGTGAAGATCACGTTGCTGCCGAATGTCAGATAG
- a CDS encoding Lipopolysaccharide biosynthesis: MDPPPSQVERDSASDSTTLFDYWDVLTEHRRLIGGLCLAGMLATLGISLLLPNVYESTASILPQLDSKEMGTLATLLASPAAGGMAQNLGLGLPAMPTTPTDVFVSIVKSRVMADEVIGRFKLMDRYREKTMVETRKELEDHIRITVTKEKVIKVAVEDEDPQVAADMANFYVTNLDRLNRTVTVSKAGQNRAFIERRLGETMESMAKAEDALREFQTKNRTVAVEAQAKVMIEAAAILQGQITAQEVQYQVMGTYLSPDNPDVARIRSNIEELKKQLSTMETGKGGKGQLPGDRLHPAMTTVPDLALQFARLYRQVKVQETLFTLLTSQHEQAKIAEARDTPTVQVLDQGVPADKRTRPRLLLNTAVAGVLALVIGVFLAFFLDYRARVRPALPLS; the protein is encoded by the coding sequence ATGGATCCTCCGCCTTCCCAAGTGGAGCGGGATTCTGCCTCGGACAGCACCACGCTCTTCGACTATTGGGATGTCCTGACCGAGCATCGTCGGTTGATCGGGGGCCTGTGTCTGGCAGGCATGTTGGCGACGTTGGGCATCAGTCTGCTGCTCCCGAATGTGTACGAATCGACCGCGTCGATCCTGCCGCAGTTGGATTCGAAAGAAATGGGTACGTTGGCAACGCTGTTGGCCTCGCCGGCAGCAGGAGGCATGGCGCAGAACCTCGGTTTGGGATTGCCTGCGATGCCGACGACCCCGACGGATGTGTTTGTGTCGATTGTGAAATCGAGGGTCATGGCGGACGAGGTCATCGGGCGATTCAAGCTGATGGATCGCTATCGAGAAAAGACCATGGTCGAAACCCGCAAGGAGTTGGAAGATCACATTCGCATCACGGTGACGAAGGAGAAGGTCATCAAGGTCGCTGTGGAAGATGAGGATCCGCAGGTGGCCGCCGACATGGCGAATTTTTATGTGACCAACCTGGACCGCTTGAACCGGACCGTGACCGTCAGCAAAGCGGGGCAAAATCGCGCCTTCATCGAACGGCGGTTGGGTGAGACGATGGAGAGCATGGCCAAGGCGGAGGATGCGCTGCGGGAATTTCAGACAAAGAACCGGACGGTGGCGGTCGAGGCACAGGCGAAGGTCATGATCGAGGCGGCAGCGATCCTGCAAGGTCAGATCACGGCTCAAGAGGTGCAGTACCAGGTGATGGGGACCTATCTTTCGCCGGACAATCCCGATGTGGCGCGGATCCGTTCGAACATCGAAGAATTGAAGAAGCAGCTCTCTACCATGGAAACCGGTAAGGGCGGGAAGGGACAACTGCCGGGCGACCGGCTTCACCCTGCCATGACCACCGTGCCTGATTTGGCCCTGCAGTTCGCGCGACTCTATCGGCAGGTGAAGGTGCAGGAGACGCTCTTCACCTTGCTGACCTCTCAACACGAACAGGCAAAAATTGCGGAGGCTCGGGATACTCCGACCGTCCAGGTGTTGGACCAGGGGGTGCCAGCCGATAAGCGGACTCGTCCGCGCCTGTTGCTCAACACGGCGGTCGCGGGAGTGTTGGCGTTGGTGATCGGAGTGTTTCTCGCCTTTTTCTTGGATTACCGTGCGCGGGTTCGGCCTGCCCTGCCGCTCTCCTGA
- a CDS encoding Aminotransferase, DegT/DnrJ/EryC1/StrS family: MTFRVPFIDPREHYAKLKSEIDRAITNCLANGDLVNRQQLRDFEHHLTEFVGVKYAIGVNSGYHALYFALLGAGVGPGHEVITVAHTFVATVSAIVHCGAQPVLIDVGPDFNMNVELIEPAITSRTKALLPVHLNGRLCDMEKILTLADKYGLAVIEDAAQALGATFDGICAGSQGRAGCFSFYPFKVLGGFGDGGAITTNDPQLARMATLLRYNGEDRETGEYHYHGQTALLDNVQAAVLDVKLRYLPEWIAHRRRIADLYRRGLSGITPLRVPHFDETRRNDIYQNYVVRTTLRDQLRAYLKEQGIETLVHWPKPMWEHRGLGLAAPDLPETSSLCREVLSLPMSAETMDDQVATIVSCIQTFFAKNQ, from the coding sequence ATGACGTTCCGCGTTCCCTTCATTGATCCCCGCGAACACTACGCCAAGCTCAAGTCGGAGATAGACCGAGCTATTACGAATTGTCTTGCCAACGGCGACCTGGTCAATCGACAGCAACTCAGGGACTTTGAACATCATTTGACAGAGTTTGTCGGCGTCAAATACGCCATCGGCGTGAACAGCGGTTATCACGCCCTTTACTTCGCTCTGCTCGGTGCCGGCGTGGGACCTGGTCATGAAGTGATTACGGTCGCCCATACGTTCGTCGCAACGGTGTCGGCCATTGTCCATTGCGGGGCGCAACCGGTCTTGATCGATGTGGGGCCCGATTTCAACATGAACGTCGAGCTGATCGAGCCCGCCATCACGTCTCGGACCAAAGCCCTGCTGCCGGTGCATCTCAACGGACGGCTCTGTGATATGGAAAAAATCCTGACGCTCGCCGACAAATACGGGTTAGCCGTGATCGAGGATGCGGCGCAAGCGCTCGGGGCGACATTTGATGGGATATGTGCCGGCAGTCAGGGCCGCGCCGGCTGCTTCAGCTTCTATCCCTTCAAGGTGCTCGGCGGATTCGGGGACGGAGGGGCGATCACGACGAACGATCCGCAACTCGCGCGTATGGCGACGTTGTTGCGCTACAACGGTGAGGATCGCGAAACAGGAGAATATCACTACCATGGCCAGACCGCGCTGCTGGACAACGTGCAGGCCGCAGTCCTGGATGTGAAACTGAGATATCTGCCTGAATGGATTGCGCATCGGCGTCGAATCGCGGATCTCTATCGTCGGGGGCTCTCCGGGATCACGCCGTTGCGGGTGCCCCATTTCGACGAGACGCGCCGCAACGACATTTACCAGAATTATGTGGTCCGCACGACCCTCCGTGACCAACTGCGGGCCTATCTGAAGGAACAGGGCATCGAAACGCTGGTCCATTGGCCGAAACCCATGTGGGAACATAGGGGCTTGGGACTGGCTGCTCCCGATCTTCCGGAAACCAGCTCGCTCTGCCGTGAGGTTCTCTCTCTTCCGATGAGTGCCGAAACTATGGACGATCAAGTTGCCACGATCGTTTCCTGCATCCAGACATTCTTCGCGAAAAACCAGTGA
- a CDS encoding Capsule polysaccharide export protein: protein MQVVVWLLIASVLLPPSLLAQTLTNPNAAPTLPSLPSGGSPSLGGQIPFGFPFGNYGLPTPPGQAIVTNPTATQPIVPQHTPCPIPTAPDLSPENTVPNLNDYWPMAANSLLPSSVEQRMKQEEEERDRQLERVQAEKEKRELEHQTQVEREKKGVSQLQTLQSTVQGIGTGVTQQSQQKLQVEKKPFTAELLRHQDFSVEEAFAQFSVLQGVRSRLKQYGYDFFDAQAGGFTSLQDVPVGPDYVIGPQDSLAVHIWNVPDHNFNRSYIVPVERDGVVVIPQVGAIPVGGQTFAQAERTIHARLSTLLKRFELHVSMARIRTMKVYVVGEVARPGAYELSALATASNAIYAACGPSRSGSLRQVKIMREGKAIGQLDLYEFLLRGDRRQDQRLQAGDVVLVPPLGPVVAISGSVKRPAIYELKPGSRLTELLTLAGGLTPLSDRQRCHLFRQDPALKERIMIDVDLVRAFGSQGEEKSRLGVEGGDPILLDGDYVRIATLPTQVVNVVSLVGAVKSPGPYEYRAGMRVRDILTPEQLTVDAYADRAEIIRTDSVSYQTKVIQFSPKAVFEGSEADNHQLTRLDQVVVASQLRPPALVLVEGEVRRAGYFTIETGERLSSVLRRAGGFTRNAFPNGIMLVRESVKIRQQAELDRFIASERQRLTAQSAGIAAGTAGLTASAAFATSGALAEQQVLSLRLQQLEAIASRVELGRVVVRLDSIEHLEGTVDDIILEARDRVTIPTPPQTVGIIGSVKNPSTVVYRPGLELDEYLRQAGGITEDANKREMYVMRANGTTESAYLYAKEMRPGDTIVVPQKVEARPPQLALWQTVASIIGSLALTAAGIAVVGR, encoded by the coding sequence ATGCAGGTGGTGGTCTGGTTGCTGATCGCCAGCGTACTCCTACCCCCGTCCCTGTTGGCGCAAACCTTGACCAACCCCAACGCCGCTCCTACGCTTCCGTCCCTCCCTTCAGGCGGCAGCCCCTCTCTTGGGGGTCAGATCCCGTTTGGTTTTCCATTCGGAAATTATGGATTACCGACTCCTCCCGGGCAAGCCATCGTGACCAACCCGACCGCCACCCAGCCGATCGTGCCACAGCACACGCCCTGTCCGATTCCGACGGCGCCGGACCTCTCGCCCGAGAACACGGTGCCGAACCTCAACGACTATTGGCCCATGGCGGCCAACAGCCTGCTCCCCTCGTCGGTCGAGCAACGGATGAAGCAGGAAGAGGAAGAGCGCGATCGCCAACTCGAACGGGTGCAGGCGGAAAAGGAAAAGCGCGAATTGGAACACCAGACTCAGGTCGAGCGTGAAAAAAAGGGCGTGTCGCAATTGCAGACGCTGCAATCGACCGTGCAGGGCATCGGCACTGGTGTCACGCAGCAGAGCCAGCAGAAGTTGCAGGTGGAGAAAAAGCCCTTTACGGCCGAGTTGCTTCGACACCAGGATTTTTCCGTGGAGGAGGCCTTTGCGCAGTTCTCGGTGTTGCAGGGGGTCAGGAGCCGATTGAAGCAATACGGGTATGATTTTTTCGATGCCCAGGCCGGCGGCTTTACCTCCCTCCAGGATGTTCCGGTCGGGCCGGACTATGTGATCGGGCCGCAGGACTCCCTTGCCGTACACATTTGGAATGTGCCGGACCACAATTTCAATCGCAGCTACATCGTCCCGGTCGAACGGGATGGGGTGGTGGTCATTCCGCAGGTGGGAGCGATTCCCGTCGGGGGGCAGACCTTCGCGCAGGCGGAACGGACCATCCATGCCAGGCTCAGCACTCTGCTGAAACGGTTTGAATTGCACGTGTCGATGGCCAGGATCCGCACGATGAAGGTCTACGTGGTCGGGGAAGTCGCCCGTCCGGGAGCCTACGAACTCAGCGCGTTGGCCACGGCGTCGAACGCGATTTATGCCGCCTGCGGCCCTTCCCGCTCCGGGTCGCTGCGCCAGGTGAAAATCATGCGCGAGGGCAAGGCCATCGGGCAATTGGACCTTTATGAGTTTCTTCTGCGTGGTGATCGGCGACAGGATCAGCGTCTCCAGGCCGGCGATGTGGTGCTGGTTCCGCCGCTGGGCCCGGTGGTGGCGATCAGTGGGTCGGTCAAGCGGCCGGCCATTTACGAACTGAAACCCGGCTCCCGCCTGACGGAACTGTTGACCTTGGCCGGCGGGCTGACGCCTCTCTCCGACCGTCAGCGTTGCCATCTGTTTCGCCAAGATCCTGCCTTGAAAGAACGCATCATGATCGATGTGGATCTCGTCCGGGCCTTTGGCTCACAAGGAGAGGAGAAGAGCCGTCTCGGGGTGGAAGGCGGCGACCCGATCCTGCTCGACGGCGATTACGTGCGGATCGCGACCTTGCCGACCCAGGTGGTGAACGTGGTCAGTCTGGTCGGGGCGGTCAAGAGCCCCGGTCCGTACGAATACCGCGCCGGCATGCGGGTGCGGGATATTTTGACTCCCGAACAACTCACGGTCGATGCCTATGCCGATCGCGCCGAAATCATCCGGACCGATTCGGTCTCGTATCAAACCAAGGTCATCCAGTTCAGCCCCAAAGCCGTCTTCGAGGGAAGCGAGGCCGACAACCACCAGTTGACCAGACTGGACCAGGTGGTGGTGGCGAGTCAGTTACGGCCTCCGGCCCTGGTCTTGGTGGAAGGGGAGGTGCGTCGCGCCGGATACTTCACGATTGAAACGGGGGAGCGTCTCAGCTCCGTCTTGCGGCGGGCCGGTGGCTTTACGAGGAATGCGTTCCCGAACGGCATCATGCTCGTGCGCGAATCGGTCAAGATCAGGCAACAGGCTGAGCTCGACCGCTTCATCGCCTCGGAGCGGCAGCGGTTGACGGCGCAATCCGCAGGGATCGCCGCCGGGACCGCCGGGCTGACGGCCTCCGCCGCTTTCGCGACCAGCGGAGCCCTCGCGGAACAGCAGGTCTTGTCGCTGCGCCTTCAACAACTGGAAGCCATCGCGTCGCGGGTCGAGTTGGGCCGTGTCGTGGTTCGCCTGGATTCCATCGAGCATCTCGAAGGCACGGTGGACGACATCATACTAGAAGCACGTGATCGGGTCACGATTCCGACTCCTCCCCAAACCGTCGGCATCATCGGTTCCGTGAAGAACCCCAGCACCGTCGTCTATCGTCCCGGATTGGAACTCGACGAATATCTGCGGCAAGCCGGCGGCATCACCGAAGATGCCAACAAGCGCGAAATGTACGTGATGCGCGCGAATGGGACGACGGAGTCCGCCTATCTCTATGCGAAGGAGATGCGCCCCGGCGACACGATCGTGGTCCCGCAGAAGGTCGAAGCGCGTCCGCCGCAGTTGGCGTTGTGGCAGACGGTGGCCAGCATCATCGGCAGTTTGGCCCTGACTGCCGCCGGCATTGCAGTGGTCGGGCGCTAG
- a CDS encoding Cytochrome b subunit of the bc complex, which produces MDTTTQPTSTQPSAIEKVLAFVDERVGLKTLQAKMLNEPVPGGSRWAYVFGSVLLFIFIMQAVTGILLMFYYVPTADHAYASTQYIIHNVDYGWFLLSYHFWGSTAMVVCVFAHMSQVFLWGAYKKPRELIWLVGLALFGVVMGFGFTGYLLPWDQRAYWATTVGVEIMDKTPVVGDFMARFLKGGPTPGQMTLSRFFVIHVMVLPAALMGLAGLHLFLFRAAGPAGPFRGSVEEIKAKTDYFFPRQIWKDIVGMVVVFLSICSLAFWEPIVLLEEATPDPGDYHPEPEWYFLFLFQLLRLKVFAGEFGQFLGAIALPGAFMALLAALPFIDRDPERNIFKRPIALIGWIVVMATMLIFTVAAIINREFLE; this is translated from the coding sequence ATGGATACGACTACACAGCCGACAAGCACGCAGCCCTCAGCCATCGAAAAAGTCTTGGCCTTTGTCGATGAACGTGTCGGGCTCAAGACCCTGCAAGCCAAGATGCTCAACGAACCGGTCCCGGGCGGGTCGCGTTGGGCCTATGTCTTCGGCTCCGTCCTGCTCTTCATCTTCATCATGCAGGCGGTTACAGGCATCTTGCTGATGTTCTACTACGTCCCGACCGCCGACCATGCCTATGCCAGCACCCAGTACATCATCCATAACGTGGATTACGGTTGGTTTCTCCTGAGTTATCACTTCTGGGGGTCCACGGCGATGGTGGTCTGTGTCTTCGCGCACATGTCGCAGGTCTTCCTCTGGGGCGCTTATAAGAAACCTCGCGAACTCATCTGGTTGGTGGGACTGGCGCTCTTCGGGGTCGTGATGGGATTCGGCTTCACCGGCTACTTGCTTCCCTGGGATCAACGGGCCTACTGGGCCACGACGGTCGGCGTCGAGATCATGGACAAGACGCCGGTGGTCGGTGACTTTATGGCTCGGTTCCTCAAGGGAGGGCCGACACCGGGGCAGATGACGTTGAGCCGCTTCTTCGTGATTCACGTCATGGTGTTGCCGGCGGCCTTGATGGGGCTGGCGGGGTTGCACTTGTTCTTGTTCCGCGCGGCCGGTCCTGCCGGACCGTTCCGCGGCAGCGTCGAAGAAATTAAAGCGAAGACCGACTATTTCTTTCCGCGACAAATTTGGAAAGACATCGTCGGCATGGTCGTGGTGTTCCTCTCCATATGCAGCTTGGCCTTTTGGGAGCCGATCGTGCTTCTCGAAGAGGCGACCCCGGACCCAGGAGACTACCACCCCGAACCGGAGTGGTATTTCCTCTTCTTGTTCCAGTTGCTGCGCCTGAAGGTCTTCGCCGGAGAATTCGGACAGTTCCTGGGCGCCATCGCCTTGCCCGGCGCGTTCATGGCTCTCTTGGCGGCATTGCCTTTCATCGATCGCGACCCGGAACGGAATATCTTCAAACGGCCGATCGCCTTGATCGGGTGGATTGTGGTCATGGCGACCATGTTGATTTTCACCGTAGCGGCCATCATTAACCGCGAATTTCTCGAATAG
- a CDS encoding UDP-N-acetylglucosamine 4,6-dehydratase, whose translation MPHPFTTTFTVAHRRLLFFVAHLSLAALSNWLAFLLRFDEEIPFQQWELFSTMLPLLLVVRALVFYPFRLYDGLWRYTSLWDVRDLVLSIAMSSLAFAGVVRFGLGVRSYPSSVFVIDALLLLCLLTGLRVLPRLVRESGWIGAGLKRVLIVGAGDAGAMIVREMRNCPSYGYDPIGFIDDDSGKIGHRIHGVRVLGSGAMLPRIIADHTPDAVLIAMPSAAPAAVRAVVKALEPYDLPIQTLPNLRDLLQCRVEVSQIRNLSIEDLLDRVPVDLDPEPLRKLVQGERVLVTGAGGSIGSELCRQVAGLSPASLVLLDRYENGLFAVANELTAMGHGFVVPLIGDITEVGQVNRLFAEYRPTLVFHAAAHKHVPLMEANPCAAVLNNVGGTRIVAEAAHRHAVARFIFISTDKAVNPVSVMGASKGVAELLLRDLGRSSRTIFATVRFGNVLGSNGSVVPLFLDQIRAGGPVTITDPGMRRYFMLISEAVHLVLHAARLSQGGELFVLEMGEQISVVDLARNLIRLSGLVPDKDIALAYLGRRPGEKVIEELVSLHETVERTAVPKVLCVRQGQMRDPTGLPALIARLEEAAAEGNVANVLATLCDILPAYRPPGLSPSSPADVVTAVEHPPIVPPDRNEVPVLLSEAALLPQPPEAHHASAC comes from the coding sequence GTGCCCCATCCGTTCACCACAACGTTCACCGTCGCACACCGGCGCCTGCTGTTCTTTGTCGCTCACCTGAGTCTGGCCGCCCTGTCCAATTGGCTGGCCTTTCTCCTTCGTTTCGACGAGGAGATTCCTTTTCAACAGTGGGAACTGTTCTCCACCATGCTTCCGTTGTTGTTGGTGGTCCGAGCGCTCGTCTTCTATCCGTTTCGGCTCTACGACGGCCTCTGGCGATACACGAGCCTCTGGGATGTTCGTGATCTGGTCCTGAGTATCGCGATGAGTTCGCTGGCATTTGCGGGAGTGGTCCGATTCGGTCTGGGAGTACGGTCCTATCCCTCTTCAGTCTTTGTGATCGATGCCCTGCTGCTCCTGTGCCTGTTGACCGGATTGCGGGTGCTGCCGCGGCTGGTCAGGGAATCGGGATGGATCGGGGCCGGCCTGAAGCGGGTGTTGATCGTCGGGGCCGGCGATGCCGGGGCCATGATCGTGAGGGAAATGCGGAACTGCCCCTCGTACGGCTACGATCCGATCGGGTTCATCGACGACGATTCGGGGAAAATCGGTCACCGCATTCACGGCGTGAGGGTCTTAGGGAGCGGGGCCATGCTGCCTCGAATCATCGCCGACCACACTCCCGACGCGGTCCTTATCGCCATGCCGAGCGCTGCTCCTGCCGCGGTTCGAGCGGTGGTAAAGGCCTTGGAGCCGTATGATCTTCCCATTCAAACCCTCCCGAATCTGCGGGACCTGCTGCAATGCCGGGTCGAAGTCAGTCAGATTCGCAATCTTTCCATTGAGGACCTGCTCGATCGCGTTCCCGTCGATCTGGACCCGGAGCCGCTCAGGAAATTGGTGCAGGGGGAACGGGTGCTGGTGACCGGAGCCGGCGGGTCGATCGGTTCGGAATTGTGCCGACAAGTGGCCGGGCTGTCTCCCGCATCGCTGGTCCTGCTCGATCGTTACGAAAACGGACTCTTCGCCGTCGCGAACGAATTGACCGCCATGGGCCATGGTTTCGTCGTTCCGCTGATCGGGGACATCACCGAGGTCGGCCAGGTGAACCGGTTGTTTGCCGAGTACCGTCCCACACTGGTGTTCCATGCCGCCGCGCACAAACATGTGCCGTTGATGGAGGCGAATCCCTGTGCAGCGGTGCTGAACAATGTCGGAGGAACCAGAATCGTCGCCGAGGCGGCCCATCGGCATGCGGTCGCCCGGTTCATCTTCATCTCCACCGACAAGGCCGTCAACCCTGTGAGTGTGATGGGTGCGAGCAAGGGGGTGGCGGAACTGCTCCTCCGGGACCTAGGCCGATCGTCTCGAACCATTTTTGCGACGGTGCGATTCGGCAACGTCTTGGGCAGCAACGGCAGCGTCGTGCCCCTGTTTCTGGACCAGATCAGGGCGGGCGGTCCTGTCACGATCACGGACCCCGGCATGCGCCGCTATTTCATGTTGATCAGCGAGGCCGTGCATTTGGTGCTCCATGCGGCGCGTCTGTCCCAGGGCGGGGAGCTCTTCGTACTGGAGATGGGTGAGCAAATCAGCGTGGTCGATCTGGCTCGAAACCTGATTCGGTTGTCGGGCCTCGTTCCCGACAAGGACATTGCCCTGGCCTACCTCGGTCGCCGTCCCGGGGAAAAGGTGATCGAGGAACTGGTGAGTCTCCATGAAACGGTGGAGCGGACGGCCGTTCCGAAGGTGCTCTGTGTGCGGCAGGGCCAAATGCGCGATCCGACCGGCTTGCCTGCACTCATTGCGCGGTTGGAGGAAGCGGCGGCGGAGGGGAATGTGGCGAACGTGTTGGCTACCCTCTGCGACATCCTTCCTGCCTATCGCCCACCCGGCTTATCTCCATCGTCTCCTGCCGATGTCGTGACCGCCGTCGAACATCCCCCGATCGTTCCCCCAGACAGGAACGAAGTCCCGGTGTTGCTCTCCGAAGCCGCGCTATTGCCTCAGCCCCCAGAAGCTCACCATGCGTCCGCCTGTTAG
- a CDS encoding Rieske (2Fe-2S) domain protein encodes MQPKLKSKVRCSDGEVGQVRRVIMDPLAHEISHIVVGGDEAGSVERQVPMGQVRDVTEEVVTLRGSSAEYASLPAFKRDDYVTTHEVEIAHLEENIHVTPGEVLVPFPELERSVKRRTFFANFTHAIGFLIGLPLAFPVLRYLMKPMYAPFDNGWLNIGNSGKIKQEDVGVQYKYKRKVKEAYMPEQEIDKNVWVLKATPKVLESIYQGKDMEFHGADGKPIWTNKKDVPYIAFSGKCPHLGCGFKWRTHKILGQVFLCPCHLSIYDAAGKVLDGPAPRPLDPLPIRVTATGDIAIIDMEFKAGTKAQVRIV; translated from the coding sequence ATGCAGCCGAAACTGAAATCCAAAGTTCGTTGTTCGGACGGTGAAGTCGGGCAAGTGCGCCGGGTCATCATGGATCCGCTGGCTCACGAAATCAGCCACATCGTGGTGGGTGGCGACGAGGCAGGATCGGTCGAGCGCCAGGTCCCCATGGGACAGGTTCGGGACGTGACGGAAGAGGTGGTGACGCTTCGTGGTTCGTCGGCGGAGTATGCTTCATTGCCGGCCTTCAAGCGCGACGATTACGTCACGACACACGAGGTGGAAATCGCCCACCTCGAAGAGAACATCCATGTGACGCCGGGCGAAGTGCTGGTCCCATTTCCCGAATTGGAGCGCAGCGTCAAGCGCCGGACCTTTTTTGCCAACTTTACCCATGCGATCGGTTTCCTCATCGGTTTGCCGCTCGCGTTTCCCGTCCTGCGCTACCTGATGAAACCGATGTATGCCCCTTTCGACAACGGGTGGCTGAATATCGGCAACTCCGGAAAGATCAAGCAGGAGGACGTCGGCGTTCAGTACAAATATAAGCGCAAGGTCAAAGAAGCCTACATGCCGGAGCAGGAAATCGATAAGAATGTGTGGGTGCTGAAGGCGACGCCCAAGGTCTTGGAGAGTATTTATCAGGGGAAGGATATGGAATTCCACGGCGCCGATGGGAAACCTATCTGGACCAACAAGAAGGATGTGCCCTATATCGCATTTTCCGGTAAGTGTCCACATCTCGGGTGTGGATTCAAATGGCGGACCCACAAGATTTTGGGGCAGGTGTTTCTCTGTCCGTGTCATTTGAGCATTTACGATGCCGCCGGCAAGGTCTTGGATGGGCCGGCTCCGCGCCCATTGGACCCGTTGCCGATCAGGGTCACCGCCACGGGTGACATCGCTATCATCGATATGGAATTCAAGGCGGGCACGAAGGCCCAGGTTCGGATTGTCTAA